One genomic segment of Nitrososphaera sp. includes these proteins:
- a CDS encoding WbqC family protein has translation MIATIHQPDFLPWLGFFNKAALCDVFVIADHVQYRDNGFQNRNRIKTPHGAQWLTVPVARQFGEPIFKVRVSTHRQGSKSWADLHILNIRRNYSRSPHFDKYFGIFEEIYRRGYEHLYEYNVAFIQAIFQMLGIHSKIAVTHDWGLKESKTQSVVEICKHVGADSYISGIRGVRYLDAGLLSSNGIRLLYNKYEHPVYTQLYMKLGFASNMSVIDLIFNHGPQSLEIIKSGFRGFELTAEEIQKLQEEDINRKSASAEFDDSAAEGNLAEEPKAGA, from the coding sequence TTGATAGCCACAATACATCAGCCTGATTTTCTGCCCTGGCTTGGTTTCTTCAACAAAGCCGCGCTGTGCGACGTATTTGTTATAGCCGACCACGTCCAGTACCGGGACAACGGCTTTCAGAACAGGAACAGGATCAAGACTCCTCACGGGGCCCAATGGCTCACCGTTCCAGTCGCAAGGCAGTTCGGCGAACCTATTTTTAAAGTAAGGGTATCCACCCATCGGCAGGGCTCAAAATCCTGGGCCGACCTCCATATTCTAAACATCAGGAGAAATTATTCTAGGTCGCCTCACTTTGACAAATATTTTGGAATTTTTGAAGAGATTTACCGCAGAGGCTACGAGCACCTCTACGAGTACAATGTTGCTTTCATACAGGCGATTTTCCAGATGCTTGGAATCCATTCAAAGATCGCAGTCACTCATGACTGGGGACTTAAGGAGTCAAAGACGCAATCGGTGGTCGAGATATGCAAGCACGTTGGGGCCGACTCGTATATTTCAGGTATTCGGGGGGTAAGATATCTTGACGCTGGACTATTGTCTAGTAACGGCATTCGGTTGTTGTATAACAAATACGAGCACCCCGTCTACACCCAACTTTACATGAAGCTGGGATTCGCATCAAATATGTCGGTCATCGACCTGATATTCAACCATGGGCCCCAGTCGCTTGAAATAATAAAGTCGGGATTTAGAGGCTTTGAACTCACCGCAGAAGAAATCCAGAAACTTCAGGAGGAGGACATTAACAGGAAATCCGCATCGGCAGAGTTTGACGATAGCGCTGCTGAAGGCAATCTCGCCGAGGAGCCCAAGGCAGGGGCGTAA
- a CDS encoding alkaline phosphatase family protein yields the protein MSAQRKMLVIGLDSVPAELFLSLAKNLPNLGKMLDRGLFAVLESCHPPITVPAWMVMMSSKTPGRLGIYGFRHRKGSSYSDGWIANSQSVKENRVWDILAKYGKKACLVGVPPTYPPIAVNGNLVSCFLTPRDATEFTYPPSLSQEIRDLMNGSGNYLFDVQFRTDDRDSILKKLYEMTDKRIEVIKYLMKSKDWDYTMFVEIGVDRLHHMFWKYYDKQHPKYVQGNKYESVIPDYYKHLDQKIGELVSLVDDDTYVLVVSDHGTAAMQGAFCINEWLIKEGYLVLKEYPKTVTDIEKVDIVDWEKTVAWGWGGYYARIFLNLKGREPKGIVSMNDYAKIREELKEKLLRISGPGGEKFDNRVFYPEQLYDQCNGQKPDLMIYFDNLFWRSAGTIGHNSLYLSENDTGPDDSVHWMDGIFLLYDKRAEKRIQSQQSSVRNAQESNSNAPGESISGYDSLRRFSIYDVAPIILHSMGIKDTPSDMKGKVPKEVLAWTKQSTEQAL from the coding sequence TTGAGCGCCCAGCGCAAGATGCTCGTGATCGGCCTTGATTCGGTCCCCGCCGAGCTGTTCCTGTCACTTGCAAAGAACCTGCCGAACCTAGGCAAAATGTTAGACCGGGGCCTTTTCGCAGTCCTTGAAAGCTGCCACCCCCCGATTACAGTTCCGGCCTGGATGGTCATGATGTCAAGCAAGACACCGGGCAGGCTGGGCATTTACGGCTTTCGCCACCGCAAGGGCTCGTCATACAGCGACGGATGGATTGCAAACTCCCAGTCAGTCAAAGAAAACAGAGTGTGGGACATACTTGCGAAGTATGGCAAGAAGGCTTGTCTTGTGGGCGTGCCTCCAACATATCCCCCTATTGCCGTCAACGGAAACCTTGTTTCATGCTTCCTCACTCCTCGCGATGCCACAGAATTTACTTACCCCCCGTCGCTTTCGCAGGAGATACGGGATCTGATGAATGGCTCAGGTAATTACCTGTTTGACGTTCAGTTCAGGACGGACGACAGGGACAGCATTCTGAAGAAATTATACGAAATGACCGACAAGCGCATAGAGGTTATCAAGTACCTGATGAAGTCCAAGGACTGGGATTACACGATGTTTGTCGAGATTGGAGTCGACAGGCTGCATCACATGTTCTGGAAGTACTATGACAAGCAACATCCAAAGTACGTTCAAGGGAACAAGTATGAAAGCGTAATTCCAGATTATTACAAGCATCTTGACCAGAAGATTGGGGAGCTTGTCTCCTTAGTCGATGACGATACTTACGTTCTTGTCGTTTCTGACCACGGGACAGCCGCTATGCAGGGCGCGTTCTGCATTAACGAGTGGCTCATAAAGGAAGGATATCTGGTCCTCAAAGAATATCCAAAGACAGTTACAGACATCGAAAAGGTAGACATCGTAGACTGGGAAAAGACTGTCGCCTGGGGTTGGGGAGGCTATTACGCGAGGATCTTTCTCAACCTCAAAGGCCGCGAGCCCAAAGGCATCGTTTCAATGAATGATTATGCCAAGATACGCGAGGAACTTAAGGAAAAGCTTCTCCGCATTTCAGGGCCGGGGGGCGAAAAATTTGACAATAGAGTGTTTTATCCCGAGCAATTGTATGACCAGTGTAACGGCCAAAAGCCCGATCTCATGATTTATTTCGACAACCTGTTTTGGCGCTCCGCAGGAACAATAGGCCACAATAGCCTTTATCTATCTGAAAATGACACGGGTCCGGATGACTCGGTTCACTGGATGGACGGCATTTTCCTTTTGTATGACAAGAGAGCCGAGAAGAGAATCCAAAGCCAGCAGAGTTCGGTCCGAAACGCGCAAGAGTCAAACAGCAACGCCCCAGGCGAGAGTATTTCCGGCTACGACTCGCTTCGCAGGTTTAGTATCTATGACGTTGCGCCAATTATTCTTCACAGTATGGGAATAAAAGACACCCCTTCCGATATGAAAGGTAAGGTTCCAAAAGAGGTATTGGCATGGACAAAGCAGTCGACCGAACAGGCGCTGTAG
- the cysC gene encoding adenylyl-sulfate kinase, with product MDKAVDRTGAVVIWLTGIPGAGKTTIAKALHPKLLEAGYRVELLDGDVVRSQLSPDLGFTKQDRELHGRRVVYLCKLLSRNGIACIVSLISPYRDLRDFARREIGNNFFEVHVQASLETCIKRDPKGLYKKALAGEIKDLTGLQDKYEPPLNPELTVNTETESLESIITKIASRLAESNYLKNQSRTH from the coding sequence ATGGACAAAGCAGTCGACCGAACAGGCGCTGTAGTTATCTGGCTCACCGGCATTCCGGGAGCCGGTAAGACTACTATTGCCAAAGCGCTGCATCCAAAGCTGCTTGAAGCGGGCTACAGAGTTGAGCTCCTTGACGGGGACGTGGTAAGAAGCCAGCTGAGCCCGGATCTAGGATTTACGAAGCAGGACAGGGAGCTTCACGGGCGACGGGTTGTTTATTTGTGCAAACTTCTTTCAAGAAACGGCATCGCGTGTATCGTGTCTTTGATATCCCCCTACAGGGACCTGCGAGATTTCGCCAGGCGCGAGATTGGAAATAATTTCTTTGAGGTGCACGTTCAAGCGTCGCTTGAAACGTGCATCAAACGCGACCCGAAAGGCCTCTACAAGAAGGCGCTTGCTGGCGAAATCAAGGATTTAACAGGCCTTCAAGATAAGTATGAGCCGCCACTAAACCCTGAATTGACGGTAAATACGGAAACCGAGAGCCTTGAGTCGATAATAACCAAGATTGCCTCGAGGCTTGCCGAGTCCAACTACCTCAAGAACCAATCCCGCACCCACTGA
- a CDS encoding PIG-L deacetylase family protein, protein MTSRNVVVVFCAPKDVESCKRTLARLSEAGNSVTMVFIGAPSQRQRFLETAELMALRPGSLTVSIAGNFDYRAVTQQNVKTLESAASASSGAGQSGNKATEFDLAIIPSAVHADRRHLVAAKSSLLAFRKVPNVLHYPPAAKSPSRQVIPVRGPEKNVICLNFERLSAGTHRGHDALYFRRLYEGRPAPQHAEREVFQSQRLVLNGNSFEESFQTAAISDMKNSAGKMKILAVGAHPDDIEIGCGGTMSMHKQRGDSTHGLLCTLGGVRGDPQVRRDEAYKAAETIGFQLEILDIPVEKLNQPGAEVTKIFGRILARLRPDRIYVHSINDNHQVHVSISSCVTDAALSMDALPQIMHYETISSTTTEFRPNAFTEISAFIDVKTESINAHVTQADRFYLQPGVIRSLANTRYVWGKVGPNPDGLAEAFSIVALPL, encoded by the coding sequence ATGACCAGCCGCAATGTTGTTGTAGTATTTTGCGCCCCGAAGGATGTGGAGTCATGCAAGAGAACGCTTGCAAGACTTTCCGAGGCCGGAAACTCTGTTACGATGGTCTTTATCGGGGCTCCTTCTCAAAGGCAGAGGTTCCTCGAGACAGCAGAATTAATGGCCCTGCGGCCTGGCTCCTTAACCGTTTCAATTGCTGGCAACTTTGATTACCGGGCTGTTACGCAGCAAAACGTCAAGACACTGGAGTCAGCCGCATCTGCTTCTTCTGGCGCTGGTCAATCAGGCAATAAAGCCACTGAATTTGATTTGGCGATAATACCTTCAGCGGTCCATGCTGACCGACGCCATCTGGTCGCAGCCAAGAGCTCTCTGCTGGCATTTAGAAAGGTTCCGAACGTGCTGCATTACCCGCCCGCCGCGAAGTCGCCTTCCAGACAGGTAATCCCCGTGCGAGGTCCTGAAAAGAATGTAATCTGCCTCAATTTCGAGCGACTGTCAGCTGGAACCCACCGCGGGCATGACGCATTGTACTTTCGTCGACTATACGAGGGAAGACCTGCTCCGCAGCACGCCGAGAGGGAGGTGTTTCAGAGCCAGCGCTTGGTGCTCAATGGCAACTCCTTCGAAGAATCATTTCAGACGGCCGCGATTTCTGACATGAAGAATTCCGCAGGGAAAATGAAGATTCTGGCCGTGGGTGCACACCCGGACGATATCGAAATCGGCTGCGGCGGTACTATGTCCATGCATAAGCAGAGGGGCGATAGCACCCATGGTTTGTTATGCACGCTTGGAGGAGTGAGAGGGGACCCGCAGGTGCGGAGGGATGAAGCATACAAGGCGGCCGAAACTATCGGATTCCAGCTGGAGATTTTGGACATTCCTGTAGAAAAGCTGAATCAACCCGGCGCTGAAGTAACGAAGATCTTCGGCAGGATTCTCGCCAGATTAAGGCCTGACAGGATTTATGTCCACTCCATCAACGACAATCATCAGGTGCACGTCAGCATCTCAAGTTGCGTCACCGATGCTGCGCTTTCCATGGATGCGTTACCGCAAATCATGCATTACGAGACCATTTCATCTACCACGACCGAATTCAGGCCAAACGCGTTCACCGAAATTTCTGCTTTCATAGACGTCAAGACAGAAAGCATTAACGCCCACGTGACTCAGGCTGACAGGTTCTACTTGCAGCCTGGTGTAATCCGTTCTCTGGCAAACACGCGATATGTGTGGGGAAAGGTTGGACCGAATCCCGATGGCTTGGCTGAAGCATTCTCAATAGTTGCCCTTCCGCTTTAG
- a CDS encoding PQQ-binding-like beta-propeller repeat protein: MTQVIYSKGRRLRRKPIAAAAIAAIAVLFLSSILTAQSRTVYAAVAPTNPAKSGMFNSPGNVLITDQFNNRVVEIDPATKQIVWSFGSGNSTLCNPGPGAIIGSNDAERIGDGLTLMAGTGIPPGVNGTAPCVDNRVIVVNQAGDIVWQYGQAGKTGSGFDLLNVPVFAIQLPNHDIMITDQGNNRVIEVNSTKHIVWEYGPKRGPGALNNPNSAELLANGHVLIADENNNRVIEITKAGQIVWSYSKDISAAAFASRLPNGDTLITDSGHSRIVEINTSKHVVFQVFTNKSAGSNPNPLPTNAVRTVTGNTVISDQNNDRVLVVNSQKHLVFQYGMTNIAGNGPNQLFGPYTAYIVGDYTGQTPPPAHFN; encoded by the coding sequence ATGACTCAAGTCATATACTCAAAGGGAAGGCGCTTGCGGAGGAAACCGATCGCCGCAGCTGCAATAGCAGCGATCGCCGTTTTGTTTCTATCCTCCATTCTAACAGCGCAATCAAGGACTGTCTACGCCGCGGTAGCACCGACGAATCCAGCGAAGTCTGGTATGTTCAACAGTCCCGGAAACGTGCTCATTACAGACCAATTTAACAATAGAGTAGTCGAAATTGATCCTGCAACCAAGCAAATTGTCTGGAGCTTTGGTTCAGGAAATTCAACATTATGCAACCCCGGCCCTGGTGCAATAATTGGATCAAACGATGCAGAAAGAATAGGCGACGGGCTTACCCTGATGGCAGGGACTGGTATCCCTCCTGGAGTGAACGGTACGGCTCCTTGCGTCGATAACAGGGTAATTGTCGTAAATCAAGCTGGCGACATCGTATGGCAATACGGCCAAGCAGGAAAAACAGGTTCAGGCTTTGACCTTCTCAACGTGCCCGTATTTGCAATCCAGCTGCCGAACCACGACATAATGATAACAGACCAGGGAAATAACAGGGTAATTGAGGTCAACAGTACCAAGCATATCGTCTGGGAATACGGGCCCAAGAGGGGTCCTGGAGCATTGAACAATCCAAATAGCGCTGAGCTGCTAGCAAACGGACATGTACTTATCGCTGATGAGAATAACAACAGGGTAATTGAAATTACAAAGGCCGGGCAAATCGTATGGTCATACAGTAAGGACATAAGTGCTGCCGCATTTGCGAGCAGGCTCCCTAATGGGGACACGCTTATCACGGACTCGGGGCACAGCAGGATCGTTGAAATCAATACTAGCAAGCATGTTGTATTTCAGGTCTTTACCAACAAGAGCGCAGGGAGCAACCCGAATCCTCTTCCAACTAACGCCGTTAGAACAGTAACCGGCAATACCGTAATTTCAGACCAGAACAACGATAGGGTGCTCGTGGTCAATTCCCAAAAGCACCTAGTATTCCAATACGGAATGACCAACATCGCCGGAAATGGACCTAACCAGCTCTTCGGACCGTACACCGCATACATAGTTGGAGATTATACAGGTCAGACTCCGCCGCCAGCACACTTTAACTGA
- a CDS encoding cupredoxin domain-containing protein, with amino-acid sequence MKKYSNVILVGAVGTALAMTVALLAGFSLSTYQSADALKYKGQDREFYITNMDNAKVNETVNHIPPDVFNPTYISVKKGDHVTIHFYNVEQSADDKHSFTILEGPYKTNVILGGGQSQSWSFVANQTGIYTYFCSFHQPSMRGELAVEPPTYDEFRALH; translated from the coding sequence TTGAAAAAATACAGCAACGTGATCTTGGTCGGGGCAGTTGGGACGGCACTTGCCATGACCGTCGCGCTACTGGCAGGTTTTTCTTTAAGCACCTATCAGTCTGCCGACGCGTTGAAATACAAAGGCCAGGATCGAGAGTTCTACATCACAAATATGGACAATGCAAAAGTAAACGAAACCGTAAACCACATTCCTCCAGATGTCTTCAATCCCACGTACATTTCGGTTAAAAAAGGCGACCATGTCACCATCCACTTTTACAATGTAGAGCAGTCCGCAGACGACAAACACTCCTTTACCATACTTGAGGGACCATACAAGACAAACGTAATTCTAGGCGGGGGTCAAAGCCAATCCTGGAGCTTCGTCGCAAATCAGACAGGCATCTACACGTACTTTTGCTCATTTCACCAGCCGAGCATGAGAGGGGAGCTGGCAGTAGAGCCCCCAACTTACGATGAGTTCAGGGCGCTGCACTAG
- a CDS encoding 50S ribosomal protein L31e: MSTAEENLTRVYTINLGRAWITPQHKRTDRVINMIREFAVKHMKSDDIKLDQDLNRQIWSRGKTNPPRKVRVKMVRDEDDVVTVSLYEEAPTEPVASVASTPPPAKEAAAEPKETPASTTPTAETAPGSA, translated from the coding sequence ATGTCAACAGCTGAAGAGAATTTAACACGCGTTTACACCATTAATCTGGGAAGAGCTTGGATAACGCCACAGCACAAGCGTACTGATAGAGTAATCAACATGATTCGTGAGTTTGCGGTCAAGCACATGAAGAGCGATGACATCAAACTCGACCAGGACCTCAACCGCCAGATCTGGAGCCGGGGAAAGACCAATCCGCCGCGCAAGGTGCGCGTCAAAATGGTAAGAGATGAGGACGATGTTGTGACGGTTTCGCTCTATGAAGAGGCGCCCACCGAGCCGGTTGCATCCGTTGCTTCAACTCCTCCGCCTGCAAAGGAAGCAGCTGCCGAGCCGAAGGAGACACCCGCATCAACTACCCCGACCGCTGAAACTGCACCTGGCAGTGCCTAG
- a CDS encoding 50S ribosomal protein L39e, whose product MAARKNTSRKRRLMKRTKQNKPVPAWVVIRTSRKVRTNPKRRLWRRSDANVG is encoded by the coding sequence ATGGCTGCCAGGAAAAATACGTCACGCAAGAGGAGGCTAATGAAGCGTACAAAACAGAACAAGCCCGTTCCTGCCTGGGTTGTCATTCGAACGAGTCGAAAGGTTAGAACAAATCCAAAGCGCCGGCTATGGCGCCGATCGGATGCAAATGTTGGATAG